atgctatttcaatcctatcaattgcccaactgtaatttgttcacccaacacttgtcacttgttattggagagttaccactagtgtaaatagctgggaaccccggtccatctttcatcatcaataactgactcggtcctatatgccattagaattagtattaactattttctggtgccattgcctctgtgttactgctactgctgctgtgttactgttactattgctctcatattactgctgctttcacatcacccctgttactagtgcatttccaggtgcagctaaattgacaactcagttgttaaggcttataagtattctttgtctccccttgtgtcgaatcaataaatttgggttttacttccctcgaagactgttgcgatcccctatacttgtgggttatcaagactattttctggcgccgttgccggggaggcatagctctactcataagttcacctggggagtacactctacctctctctctgtttttattttattttattttgttttgcttagtttacttttgtctagtttatttttgcttagtttatttctatctagtattattttgcttagtttacttttttctagcttgtttttgtcttgttttatttttcttatatacccgaaaatccataaaaaatttgaaaaaccgaaaaataaaaaactgttgctatggaaGAACCCATAACCTTTATGGAGattatagaattatatatgaattatagagaatcaagaaagggtaaagtcatgagtgccgtgttagaaaaattgaatacaattgctaaaatcttgcttaaacgccatgatataaactgttgctctaaataggatactaaacatcttaaatttcaatgtggctttagtgaagaagttttaattatgaactatcattggaataactatattcatcttaggttcgaagaagtagaacaatttgttttatttatgggagcttctgaaatagaatccttcatggctaaaaattatgaaacttgtattgcttgtaaagaccttaaagattatgtctcttctatccttaattttttgcATAGAACATTACAACAATAATccgtatatcattgattataaagagagactcattcatgcacaagaatgcactcacaatttgcaggaacctatggaagaagaaattgatgaacctgaaaactCATTGGATGAaacagaggaggagagtgatgaacaaaaggaggaagaatggattagctacccatgccaaccttctaatgagagtaactctttatctcttacactatttgattgtcctccatgcttaccaaaggaggatgaatgttatgttcctgtggattctcttgaaatattccctatgagtaaaacttgtgagaataattatgctactgttatctatgataatccatgatattttgataaatcttatgataatgctttgtttgtgcctgatatcgaaatgcatggtactaaggagttttgtttagcaaatgtttatgataaagctctagatgatggtcctatgttacttgataatattaattgtactactaatgaaaatgggattggagaggtcttgactttatctaggagtcccatatcttttgagattgatcaatcatcttgttatattattgataaaagtggtttgaaagttttaatcccattatttttgagcttgataaaaattatgtgtttgtagatcatgaaaagcatgctgtatgtgatagttatattattgagtttgttcatgatgctactggaaattattatgggagaggaaaatatggttgtagaaattttcatggtactaaaacacctctctacatgctgaaaattttgaagttactcgtgttttatcttcctatgcttgtcactttgttcttcatgaatttatttgtgtacaagattcctatgcataggaaatgggttagacttaaatgtgttttgaatttgcttcttgatgctccttttgcttcaactcttatttcttgggagagcatcaataaaattactgagcccatcttaatggctataaagaaagcacttcttgggagataacccatgtttttattttgctactgttttgttgtgtcttggaagttgttactactgtagcaacctcttctaatgtttattttactgcattgttgtgccaagtaaagtctctaatagaaagttgatactagatttagatttctgcgtagaaacagatttttagctgtcacaaatttgagcagATATCTCTGTAGGAGAACCTAAAAattctgcgaaaattcatgcgtgttcctcagatatgtacgcaactttcattagttttgagttttctgatttgagcaacggaagtacctcaaaaaaaaatcatgtttactggctattctgttttgacagattctatctctgttttttgcattgtctcttgtggacattaagtaaggctttctagacgtggagagctgtagctaatgttttattgagttcttgcaatgtgtcactacaggactaaagtggattaaagttttttgagtactaacccctctaatgaagtttatgagaagtttggtgtggcagaagttttcaagggtcaagagaggaggatgatatatgatcaagaagagtgaaaagtctaagcttggggatgcccccgtggttcatccaagcatatttcaagaagactcaagcgtctaagcttggggatgcccaaggcatccccttcttcatcaacaacttatcaggtcacctctggtgaaactatatttttattcggccacatcttatgtgcttaacttggagcgtctgtgtgtttttatttttgtttgtgtttgaataaattcgaatcctagcaatccttgtgtgggagagagacacgctccactttttcatatgaacacttgtgttcttcgtttttcatattcatggcgaaagctaaaagctgctgcacttattgttacttggttggaaacagaaaatgcttcatattgtcttgaattatttgatacttggcaattgttttgagctctcaagtagatcatgtttaagctcttgcatcatgtattttaaacctattagtggagaactaccgtagagcttgttgaaatttggtttgcatgattggtctctctaaggtctagatattttctggtaaaagtgtttgagcaacaaggaagacagtgtagagtcttataatgcttgcaatatgttcttatgtaagttttgctgtaccggttcatacttgtgtttgcttcaaacaaccttgctactcaaagccttgtactgagagggaatgcttctcatgcatccaaaaccttgagccaaaacctatgccatgtgtgtccaccataactacctactatgtggtatttctctaccattccaagtaaatacttcatgtgctacctttaaacaattcaaaagttattatctcttatttgtgtcaatgttttatagctcatgaggaagtatgtggtgttttatctttcaatcttgttgggcagactttaaccaatggactagtggcttcatcctcttatggagttcccagccccaattaattaactttcattaataattctcttcacatgttttgccctgattcatcagtaagcaacttaattttgcaaatagacactcctccatggtatgtgaaatgttggaaggcacccgaggattcggttagccatggcttgtggaagcaaaaggttgggaggagtgtcatccataaataaaactaaagtacatgtgtaaacaatagagaagagggatgatctaccttgctggtagagataacgtccttcatgggagccgctctttgaaagtctgtttgatgagggggttagagtgcccgctaccattcgttgacaacaacaaacacctctcaaaactttacttttatgctctctatatgatttcaaaacttgaaaagctctagcacatgatttaatcccttcttccctctgcgaagggcctttcttttactttatgttgagtcagtttacctacttccttctatcttagaagcaaacacttgtgtcaattgtgtgcattgattcttacatacttgcttattgcacttattatattactttgtgttgacaattatccatgagatatgcatgttgaaagttgaaagcaattgctgaaacttaaatcttcctttgtgttgcttcaaaacctcttattaagaatttattgttatgagttaactcctatgcaagactttttgatgtttgtcttgaaagtactattcatgaaaagttttgctatatgttatctatttgttagaaaactatagatcattgccttgagtcacttcattcatctcatatgctttacaatagtatgatcaagattatgttagtagcatgtcacttcagaaattattctttttatcgtttacctactcgagggcgagtagaaactaagcttggggatgcttgatacgtctccaacgtatctataatttctgatgttccatgctagttttatgacaatacctacatgttttgctcacactttataatgattttatgcattttccgggactaacctattaacaagatgccaaggtgccagttcctgttttctgctgtttttggttccaggaaagctgttcgggaaatattctcggaattggacgaaacaaaagccaaaccgcctattttaccgagacggacccagaacaccgaaggagagacggagaggggccaagggggcccacaccacctggcggcgcggccaggaggggggcgcgcccagctatggggtgggccccccgagcaccccctcgcgccgccctttcgcctatatattcctcgcgacgcgaaaaccctacaacaatcgatcatattccagaaagactccaggggcgccgccgccatcgcgaaacccactttcgggggacagaatttctgtttcggcacgccgccgggacggggaagtgcccccggaatccatatccatcgacgccaccgcctccatcatgctccgtgagtagttcccccatggactacgggttctagcagtagctacttggtactctctctcccatgtacttcaatacaatgatctcatgagctgccttacatgattgagatccatctgatgtaatcggtgttgtgtttgttgggatccaatgaattgttacattatgatcagtctatctataaagtttgtgaagttattgttgctgcaatcttgttgtgtttaatgcttgtcactagtgcacgagtggcatgatcttagatttaagctctataattattgcttagattgtatctacaagttgtttgcacatgtatatgtccggaacccgaggccccagagtgacagcaactgggataactggaggggatggcttagatatgagatcacatgttttcaccaagtgttaatgctttgctccggtgctctattaaaaggagtaccttaattaccagtagattcccttgaggtccggctgccaccggctggtaggacaaaagatgttatgcaagtttctcattgcgagcacgtatgactatatatggaaaccatgcctacatgattaataatcttgatgttctatcttaatgctatttcaatcctatcaattgcccaactgtaatttgttcacccaacacttgtcacttgttattggagagttaccactagtgtaaatagctaggaaccccggtccatctttcatcatcaaatactcactcggtcctatatgccattagaagtagtatcaactattttctggtgccattgcctctgtgttactgctactgctactgtgttactgttactattgctctcatattactgctgctttcacatcacccttgttactagtgcttttccaggtgcagctgaatttacaatccagttgttaaggcttataagtattctttgtctccccttgtgtcgaatcaataaatttgggttttacttccctcgaagactgttgcgatcccctatacttgtgggttatcactacaCAAGAAATTTCGTGATTCCACCTCTCGTCCTTTGTGGACTTGGAAACCCTAGATCTCCTTTGTGGGGGTCCTTGTTGTTGGAAGAACATCTCGTCCTAGTTCTTGTCGTGACTAGTTCGTgatgttgttgggagcctccgtcCTTTGTGTAGTTTGCCCCAATCTTGTGTGATGGGTAGCCACCTCGACCGACATTGCTTTGTGGAAAAGTAGGTACACCTTTGTGGTGTTTCTATGAGGAATAAGGTGATGTCTTTTTGGCGGTTGGCACTTTTGTGGTGCCACACCTCCTCAATGCAGACATACCTCCTTTTGTGGACGGAACTACGGGAAACAAAACTCGTCTCCTTCGTCACCGCACAATTTCCCCGTTGTACCACTTTCTTTTACACGTGGCTTGCATTTGTgtttttcttgcttgtgcttgtatCTCATATAGGATCACGTCCACCATTTCGCACTCACCGTTATGTCTCCGCAACCAacctaaaaattgaaaaaaatattgGTAGCTCCTATTCACACCCCCTTCTAGTCGCTAGTTTATCCTTTCAGTGTACCAAGGTTATTGTTTTCTTAGTTTATTCATCATCTACGTTTACCATTATACACCAAAGCTGAATGACGAGTCGCTCGAAAATAAGTAAGCGAGCCAATACCCCAACTAGTTTTTGGTACCCCTACCTTATTCGTCTAAAAAATCACAAGTGTCGGATGAAATCCCAAATAGTTTTTGGTACCCCTGATCTGATGTATGCATGATATTTTTGTTGTCTTTGCATTTGTACCGATGAAAATTAAGCAATAATCTTTATTCGCTCATTCATATCGCATAATAAACCATATAACATTACTTTGTACAACCTCCAGGTCCTCCATAAGAGAACATATCATTGATAAATGGGCCCAAGCCGTAGCATTTACGGTGAGATAAATAAGCACGAAGGCCCGGTTCCGAGTCAGCTTGGCCATTAGTATTCACGTATTTGATGTCCCGAACAAATGCTGATGTTTCTCCGGGCCATTTCCCATTTCCCATTGCAGGACTAGCATCACCAACAGACGATCGAGTGAAACCACCCCAAGTAATGAGATTGGCATGGTCCGCCATATTATTAAAAATACGTTTGGGCCAATATCCCACACGGCTAAGGTTTTGGCTATCATAGCCAAAGTGCAACCACCAATCACCATCATCTTTACTCTACATTAATAAGGTTAAACATGATTTAGATAATATTAAATGATTATATGTGTTTAAATAATGAAATGACGATCCAATTGGTCCACAAAATGTCACATCACAAACTACACATAAGTGCTCTATGGAGAAAAGGTCGACCTTAGAAATAAGCACTTGGAAAAGTTCCATATAAAAATAAGATTTGGTCTATAATTAAATGTTTTAAGTACTTACTTTAAATATCTTGATCGTGAATTTCGTTTGTCCACCGTTTGCCTCTATCGTATCTCCTGGAGTAATTGGAGCATAATTTACGGGCACAAAACCATCACATTCCAAGTTTGAGCATCCAGTCGATTTATACCCATCAGCCTATTTATATATAACAAAATATCACAAAAAACACGATAATAAGATTTTTTACTGATCCTATACATGTGGATAACTAATTACCGTCCATAGAGTATGGAAGTGTGTTTTGGTATCACCATATATAAACGGGTTAACCTGCAATGAATTTAAAACAACCGAGAAAATAAAAAAGGTCATAGATATAAATCATAGAATCTTTGGAATGCATAAAACTTCAACAATCCATATATAGTGAAGAGAAACTAACTTACTTCCCATCCGGCACTTGCAGAGTTGATGCTACTATAGTCACCCCTTTTCTGATTTGTTACCCACATTGATGATCCGATTATATGGCTGTTCTTTAAAGTTGGAAAACTATGTACATCAAATGACCCCATGCCACCGGTAAGCACAGATTTAGGGGTTGTGTCTGAGTCATAGCATGCATACTGCAAAAAAAAGTAACACAAGTCTATAGGTAAATAACACAACATGAGAAACATATGACTACTCAAATATTGCAATCATATTACTAGACTTTTAACTTACATGATTAACCCTATTTTCTGTGCCGGTCCTTGGGATTAGCATGCTGCTATTTGACGATGATTGTTTCTCGAATGAAATGACATTCCGGAGATATGCATTCTCAAACCATGAGAGTGCACTAGCATGGTATGAAAGTACCATGAACAATAGAGGTAATAGTTGTGGAAGTTGCATAGCTTGTATATATTATTCAAGAGCAAAAATTGTGCCTTTTCTTTTGGATGAAGAAGCTTGCAAAAGATTATGAATGAAATGTTTGAGTTGTTAGTAGTTTATATAAGGACGACCCTTATACATCCAAAGACGAAGATTACTTAGCTAGAAAGAATTCATTGCATATCTAGAAAATTGTGTAGTAACTAATGTATGGACTATATATTATACATTAATAAAGATAATATAATAAATATGCTACCTTATATATCAAAAGATTTGCAGGAATTAATGTTTCTAGATATATAAGATTGGAAATAATTCATAGCATATTTATAAAGGTATGTGTAACTAATGTATGTAATATATATACTTTGGACATAGAtaatttatcatatataagacacTTGGAATTAACTCTTCTAGATATAGACATATTAATACATCCACATGTCCCGTGCTCATATTAGTCCCGAGCAGTTGCGGTCCAAGATAGACTAACATGTCAAGGACGCGGTTGGTAGCCTCGCCAGTCAGTCATTGATGGGGTGAGCACTGCTGAGTAGAAACATGCCACTCGGCCAAGTTGTGCAGCCTGTTTGGTGGCATGATGAGTTTTGGTTGCATGGGTTGGGTTATTGTCCCAATTTCGTTTGGTTCGCTGTGCATCTCCATTTTGTCCCTTCTAGTGCAAAAGAAAGTTGTTTGAtttttgatgcatgtaaaatgtatatataaactttgtagtttattgtgTCAAAATAATTATTATTATGTAACTTTATCGGAAAACTAAAACTgatcatgggtgcatatgcacctggtatgtataaaacatattttaaaaagtaaaaaaattaggaaaataatttaacatgtagagggacatgttatatgtgcactacaagaaaagttctgatagacaacgtcccaaaatcgtccgctaagggccatttttcgtcgcctatgggcctaacccgacgatatgggttctgttgtcgaaactgcatcaggcaaagtcctacgacgattttttcggtccgtcgcgcttgggcgctcttccgccacggaaaatcggaccattgcagaagtgtttccgggagcccgttgacagctgacgtcatgcaaactgacacgtggcagacgccgttaactggcagttaacggcgttaaccggctgaaaccccgtggtagatggtaggcccacacgaggcctgccacgtcttaagcgggccggcccattaagtttgtgggccgggccagctgacttagtttgaccgatcaactatatagctgggatggtccattagttacgtgggccgggcctaacctctaaagttgactggtcaaaactttaatgggctggcccactaagcatgtgggcggggccggatgcactcgtttgaccgatcAATAGGCCAAAGGGCcgtcccacaagacatgtggggcccactttcctgttatcgggccggcccatttaacaagtggggtccaccttaaagcaagtgggccggcccaaaaatttattgggccgacccaattagcatgtgggtcccactttcctgctatcgggccggcccattttgtaCGTGggatccacaatagatcaaatgggctggcccaacaagccagtgtgcCGGGCCAAAAagataggtgggtcccacattcctgttaaagggccggcccatttagtaagtggggtccatcatatagcaagtaggccggcccaacaagatagtgggccgggccaaaacataggtgggtcccactttcctgttaaagggccggcccatttagtacgtggggtccaccatatagcaagtgggctggcccaacaagaaagtgggccaggccaaaaacacaagtgggtcccatatccctgttaaagggccggcccatttagtatgtggggtccaccatatagcaagtgggctggcccaacaagaaagtgggccgggccaaaaacacatgtgggtcccacattcctgttaaagggccgtccCATTAAGTATGTGGGATCCACCATatatcaagtgggccggcccaacaagatagtgggccgggccaaaaaacacaggtgggtcccactatcgtgttaacgggccggcccatttagtatgtggggtccaccacagaagcaattgggctagcccaacaagttagtgggccggcccaataagcttgtggggccacaatcgtgctaacgggccggcccaattagtatgtggggtccactgtaaatcaggtgggctggcccgacgagttagcgggccagcccaataagcttatgggcccacttttctgttacagggccggcccagtagtgggtggggtccaccttaaagcaagtgggctggcccaataagtagtgggccagcccgtttagttggtgtTTTTAtgacggcataataggcgctttaggattttgtgggccggcacatatgtgatttcgcttaattggggcgtttaagggatgggaatttgtgatttagatactgagaatatttatgcagcacatgatttctgtcggatagcctcacttaccacaagcaccatagaaaaaatgcacgaaagaactataaaaactaactaaatattacaacagctgcaaggctttgaaaaaaatattacagaacccagagaaattgaatggtaattaaacctagcaattcaatgaagccattcggcaatcttttaagttgtccatgcagcacatatatctgaaacaaagacattacaagttaagacagcaacaatggaaaggcaaagacactacaaatattgtttgccaaagaatttagaactcatcatttcgtcgttataagaagatcattgtaatacgcacaacaagcaaacaaagagtgcatgccgcataccaacaaccaatataacagagcacgttaaaatgaaacagcagacttactactgtcgagtcccatgcaaaccaacatgttcagggagtacaaaatttacatgaacaacatagtagcaggctataaattttgtaacaacgactgagcaagatgaagttatgatggctacatctacagagcagggaatgtaaaccaaaaatagaagttacgatggcaaaagctaaagaggagggaatgtgaaccagcatgtgccaagtgcaaaaacttcaaattggccgtgaactaaataatactcctgaacttatagtgaaggggatgcaaatcaagatgtttcgggatataaacttgtaatgagcaacacatagaggatagttaatgctggagcttaggatggaccagatacagaatatagtgggatcacctgtgaacttgtataagagggaatgcaaaccaatatgttcagcattccatatgtgagcgtcatgccaagtcagagaaacaagtcaataatgcagcttttgaagaacaagatggcacacaaaattattatctagtagtatgacaagtttatttgtactacaggctagatagcagagtgatagcatgccaaactaagtccttactttgttagcttacaatgaactagatacaaaacaatggcatcacctatagtacagggaatgcaagccaacatgttcatggagtaaaaaattggcacaaacaacatagtagcaggccataatttttgtaacaacgactgagcaagataaagttatgatggctagatctacagagcagggaatgtaaaccaaatatagaagttaccatgccaaaagctatagagcagggaatgcgaaccaacatgtgcaattacttaaaattggccatgaactaaataatagcaggatgttactataatagctaggaataaaacagataggagttataatggcgtcactcataaacttgtagataagggaaacaaatcaatttgtttcgggatataaagttgtaatgagcaacacatagaggatagttaatgctacggcttaggatggaccagaaacggaatgtAGTGGGAtaacctgtgaacttgtagaagagggaatgcacaccaatatgttcaccattctatatgtgagcgccatgccaattaagagaaacaagttaatattgcagcttttgaagaatcagatggcagacaaaattatgatggaagtagctgatgtgacgagttcaaataaatttgtactgcggGATGGTAGAGCGATAGCATGCATGAACTAATAGCAGTCAGTTacttgttagcttacgacgaagtagatagaaataacaatggcatcacctgtagtacagggaatgcaaaccaacatgttcagggagaacaagattggcatgaacaaaatagtagcagcctataatttttgtaacaacgactgagcaagatagaagttatgatgg
This Lolium perenne isolate Kyuss_39 chromosome 1, Kyuss_2.0, whole genome shotgun sequence DNA region includes the following protein-coding sequences:
- the LOC139834192 gene encoding protein neprosin-like: MGSFDVHSFPTLKNSHIIGSSMWVTNQKRGDYSSINSASAGWEVNPFIYGDTKTHFHTLWTADGYKSTGCSNLECDGFVPVNYAPITPGDTIEANGGQTKFTIKIFKSKDDGDWWLHFGYDSQNLSRVGYWPKRIFNNMADHANLITWGGFTRSSVGDASPAMGNGKWPGETSAFVRDIKYVNTNGQADSEPGLRAYLSHRKCYGLGPFINDMFSYGGPGGCTK